From Deltaproteobacteria bacterium, one genomic window encodes:
- a CDS encoding proline--tRNA ligase translates to MRWSQMFIPTLREVPADAEATSHRLMLRAGLIRQLGAGIYSKLPLAERVARRIEAIVREEMSRIGAQEFRLPLLHPAEPWKESGRWDSVGDELFRLRDRKQTDMALAMTAEEIFTTLARDGLRSYRQLPQIWYQIGAKFRDEPRPKSGVLRGREFTMKDSYSFDVDAAGLDVSFQKHADAYRRIFSRCGVDSIPVQASSGAMGGSESVEFMAVSDAGEDWIASCAACGYAANLEKAKSRPSVVDDPASSGGPEKFPTPGVRTIEDLARMSGGASAERQIKTLVYLVEDRVTLFLLRGDHELNEVKLAEATGSTRLRPAGPEECRAALGALPGSLGAVGVAGLPIFADESLRGRREMTTGANQHEFHLRHVDVSRDLPHVTWADLRNARAGEACISCGKPLETKKTIEIGHIFKLGLRYSEPMRARVLTAEGVEVPIVMGSYGLGIERIMAAAIEAHHDENGIAWPRSIAPFDVVVSTVKASDPEQREKSEQLYAELQAAGFLVLLDDRDERPGVKFKDADLVGIPFRIVPGPRALAKGCVELAERATGTTREVPIGDVVAALRQTSG, encoded by the coding sequence ATGCGCTGGTCCCAGATGTTCATCCCGACGCTCCGCGAAGTCCCGGCCGATGCCGAGGCCACGAGCCACCGCCTGATGCTCCGCGCGGGGCTGATCCGTCAGCTCGGCGCGGGGATCTACTCGAAGCTGCCGCTCGCCGAGCGGGTCGCGCGCCGGATCGAGGCGATCGTGCGCGAGGAGATGTCGCGCATCGGTGCGCAGGAGTTCCGCCTGCCGCTTCTGCACCCGGCCGAGCCGTGGAAGGAGTCCGGCCGCTGGGACTCGGTGGGCGACGAGCTGTTCCGGCTGCGCGATCGCAAGCAGACCGACATGGCGCTCGCGATGACCGCGGAGGAGATCTTCACCACGCTCGCGCGCGACGGTCTGCGCAGCTACCGGCAGCTGCCGCAGATCTGGTACCAGATCGGCGCGAAGTTCCGCGACGAGCCGCGCCCCAAGTCGGGCGTGCTGCGGGGGCGCGAGTTCACCATGAAGGACTCGTACTCCTTCGACGTGGATGCGGCCGGGCTCGACGTCTCGTTCCAGAAGCACGCCGACGCGTACCGGCGCATCTTCTCGCGCTGCGGCGTGGATTCGATTCCGGTGCAGGCGTCCTCGGGCGCGATGGGCGGCAGCGAGTCGGTCGAGTTCATGGCCGTCTCCGACGCCGGCGAGGACTGGATCGCAAGCTGCGCGGCCTGCGGCTACGCGGCGAACCTGGAGAAGGCGAAGTCGCGGCCGAGTGTGGTCGACGACCCGGCGAGCTCGGGCGGGCCCGAGAAGTTCCCCACGCCGGGCGTGCGCACGATCGAGGACCTGGCGCGAATGAGCGGCGGCGCGTCCGCGGAGCGACAGATCAAGACGCTCGTCTACCTGGTCGAGGACCGGGTCACGCTCTTCCTGCTCCGCGGCGACCACGAGCTGAACGAGGTGAAGCTGGCCGAGGCCACCGGCTCCACGCGCTTGCGCCCCGCGGGCCCCGAGGAGTGCCGCGCGGCGCTCGGCGCGCTGCCGGGAAGCCTGGGCGCGGTCGGCGTCGCGGGCCTGCCGATCTTCGCCGACGAGTCGCTGCGCGGCCGGCGCGAGATGACCACCGGCGCGAACCAGCACGAGTTCCACCTGCGACACGTCGATGTGTCGCGCGATCTTCCGCACGTCACCTGGGCGGATCTGCGCAACGCGCGCGCGGGCGAGGCGTGCATTTCGTGCGGCAAGCCGCTCGAGACGAAGAAGACCATCGAGATCGGGCACATCTTCAAGCTCGGACTGCGCTACTCCGAGCCGATGCGCGCGCGCGTGCTCACGGCCGAAGGCGTGGAGGTGCCGATCGTGATGGGCTCCTACGGGCTCGGCATCGAGCGCATCATGGCGGCCGCGATCGAGGCTCACCACGACGAGAACGGAATCGCCTGGCCGCGCTCGATCGCGCCGTTCGACGTGGTGGTGTCGACGGTGAAGGCGAGCGACCCGGAGCAGCGCGAGAAATCCGAGCAGCTCTACGCGGAGCTTCAGGCGGCGGGCTTCCTCGTGCTGCTCGACGACCGCGACGAGCGGCCCGGCGTGAAGTTCAAGGACGCCGACCTGGTCGGCATCCCGTTCCGGATCGTCCCCGGCCCGAGGGCGCTGGCGAAGGGCTGCGTCGAGCTCGCGGAGCGCGCGACCGGAACCACGCGCGAGGTGCCGATCGGCGACGTCGTCGCGGCGCTGCGCCAGACGAGCGGATGA
- a CDS encoding DUF4124 domain-containing protein, whose protein sequence is MTRSTSVRVVFAVSLALLLSGLASGALAQAYKYRDDRGNVHFTENLHEIPPKYRSQIEMREMPVHVPAPGSAEAAAPPEEGSVAASFQSAISEQQGQSLSPKQQEALSAWLARWTIPAIVTVLLNFAISLGLVIHAFNQGHVGWGLANFFLGVTTPIYLFVHVEQSMGVRLGLFALMFSPLVVAGVAVAQLASALA, encoded by the coding sequence ATGACGCGATCGACGTCCGTCCGGGTGGTGTTCGCTGTCTCGCTCGCCCTGCTGCTCTCCGGGCTCGCCTCGGGCGCCCTGGCTCAGGCCTACAAGTACCGGGACGACCGCGGGAACGTCCACTTCACCGAGAACCTGCACGAGATCCCGCCGAAGTACCGCTCCCAGATCGAGATGCGCGAGATGCCCGTGCACGTGCCCGCGCCCGGCTCGGCCGAGGCCGCCGCCCCGCCCGAGGAGGGCAGCGTCGCCGCGTCGTTCCAGTCCGCGATCTCGGAGCAGCAGGGCCAGTCGCTCTCGCCCAAGCAGCAGGAGGCGCTCTCGGCCTGGCTCGCGCGCTGGACGATCCCGGCGATCGTCACGGTCCTGCTGAACTTCGCGATCTCGCTTGGCCTCGTGATCCACGCCTTCAATCAGGGGCACGTCGGCTGGGGGCTCGCGAACTTCTTCCTCGGAGTCACGACTCCGATCTATCTCTTCGTGCACGTCGAGCAGAGCATGGGCGTGCGACTCGGCCTGTTCGCGCTGATGTTCTCGCCGCTCGTCGTCGCCGGCGTGGCGGTCGCGCAGCTGGCCAGCGCGCTAGCCTGA
- a CDS encoding alpha/beta hydrolase → MRRIHLVATLLLGCVWQPASIEPEPLRFRDCGDGFECAELRVPIDHVRPHGEQIAVSLLRRPAEKPAERIGVLLVNPGGPGISAVDYLRNSAPRWDVQLRDRFDLVAFDTRGTGASGGLDCHESLAAYLEQNPTPVSDAEWASALAVSRALAEECARSREALLARMGTSESARDMDRVREALGAEQISYLGFSYGTALGASYARQFPERVRAMVLDGAIDPGFDLLTFVAEQAEAVEAALLAWDEAALREGWHGIAELEVVYARAKSAPIPSGAGGRAAQASDVLYGSVEAVIEPVAGWRELALALDAALRADGGAFVRLSDRYFRRRSDGSSGLRVDAQLAVLCADLHRPASPQAYRDALPGIESRAPHIGSANLTSFLPCAFWPEPARRPEPVRDVPGERILVLAGRDDPLTPHVWGERLARALAGSTLISVDTRGHTAYGQGHACVDAPVTAFLVSAVRPMSTPMCP, encoded by the coding sequence GTGAGGCGGATCCATCTCGTCGCGACCCTTCTGCTCGGCTGCGTCTGGCAGCCGGCGTCGATCGAGCCCGAGCCGCTGCGCTTCCGGGATTGCGGCGACGGCTTCGAGTGCGCGGAGCTGCGGGTTCCGATCGATCATGTGCGGCCGCACGGCGAGCAGATCGCGGTCTCGCTGCTGCGGCGACCGGCCGAGAAGCCGGCCGAGCGGATCGGCGTTCTGCTCGTGAACCCCGGCGGGCCGGGGATCTCGGCGGTCGACTATCTCCGCAATTCCGCGCCGCGCTGGGATGTGCAGCTGCGCGATCGCTTCGACCTGGTCGCCTTCGACACGCGCGGAACCGGGGCGAGCGGCGGGCTCGACTGTCACGAGTCACTGGCCGCGTATCTCGAGCAGAATCCCACGCCGGTGAGCGATGCGGAGTGGGCCAGCGCCCTCGCCGTGAGCCGCGCTCTGGCCGAGGAGTGCGCGCGAAGTCGCGAAGCCCTGCTGGCGCGGATGGGCACGTCCGAGAGCGCGCGCGACATGGATCGGGTGCGCGAGGCGCTCGGCGCGGAGCAGATCAGCTACCTGGGCTTCTCCTACGGCACCGCGCTCGGCGCGAGCTACGCGCGGCAGTTTCCAGAGCGCGTGCGCGCGATGGTGCTCGACGGCGCGATCGATCCGGGCTTCGATCTGCTGACGTTCGTCGCCGAGCAGGCCGAGGCGGTCGAGGCCGCGCTGCTGGCCTGGGACGAGGCGGCGCTTCGCGAGGGCTGGCACGGGATCGCCGAGCTCGAGGTGGTCTACGCGCGCGCGAAGTCGGCCCCGATCCCGAGCGGCGCGGGCGGTCGGGCGGCGCAGGCGAGCGACGTTCTGTACGGCAGCGTCGAGGCGGTGATCGAGCCCGTCGCCGGCTGGCGGGAGCTCGCGCTCGCGCTCGACGCGGCGCTGCGCGCCGACGGCGGCGCGTTCGTCCGGCTCTCCGATCGCTACTTCCGGCGCAGGAGCGACGGCAGCTCCGGGCTGCGCGTGGACGCGCAGCTCGCGGTGCTCTGCGCCGACCTGCACCGACCCGCGTCGCCCCAGGCGTACCGAGACGCGCTGCCTGGGATCGAGAGCCGCGCGCCGCACATCGGCAGCGCGAATCTCACGAGCTTCCTGCCTTGCGCCTTCTGGCCGGAGCCCGCGCGAAGGCCCGAGCCAGTTCGCGACGTGCCAGGCGAGCGCATTCTCGTCCTGGCAGGCCGCGACGATCCGCTCACGCCCCACGTCTGGGGCGAGCGGCTGGCTCGCGCGCTGGCGGGCTCGACGCTGATCAGCGTCGACACGCGGGGTCACACCGCCTACGGCCAGGGGCACGCCTGCGTCGACGCACCGGTGACCGCCTTTCTCGTCTCGGCCGTCCGGCCGATGTCGACGCCGATGTGCCCGTAG
- a CDS encoding hemerythrin domain-containing protein: protein MASEKARRRATPEKALELIESWRQDAGKVEALEQDVSRALVAGDLPQARRSFTEYREQVLAHLAREEDVSFPAAEKRAPSQGGPIRSLRVAHIGIRSDLEQVASQLALGHMGAARAVFSAFRDTFAAHERLEDQLIELLRKTP, encoded by the coding sequence ATGGCCAGCGAGAAAGCCCGCAGACGCGCGACCCCGGAGAAGGCGCTCGAGCTGATCGAGAGCTGGCGGCAGGACGCGGGAAAGGTCGAGGCTCTGGAGCAGGACGTGTCCCGCGCGCTCGTCGCGGGGGACCTCCCGCAGGCTCGCCGCAGCTTCACGGAGTACCGCGAGCAGGTCCTGGCGCACCTGGCCCGGGAGGAGGACGTCTCCTTTCCCGCGGCGGAGAAGCGGGCGCCCTCTCAGGGCGGGCCGATCCGGAGCCTGCGGGTGGCGCACATCGGAATCCGCAGCGATCTCGAGCAGGTCGCCTCGCAGCTGGCGCTCGGCCACATGGGCGCCGCGCGGGCGGTCTTCTCGGCGTTTCGGGACACCTTTGCAGCCCACGAGCGGCTCGAGGACCAGCTGATCGAGCTCCTGCGCAAGACGCCGTGA
- a CDS encoding ribonuclease D has protein sequence MAEYRFIDRVVEVEELASKLALEKVIAVDTEADSFFHYFDKLCLLQIAASCGTFLIDPLSMPPRGLEPLAPVMANPSIRKIFHAAEYDLFVLHRHCAIAIRGLFDTMVSAQMLGYPAVGLGALVERHFGVKLSKDQQRTDWSRRKLRPAQLDYAASDVIYLVELAETLERELEAKGRLVWAKAEFAALEQRLWPEREFDQQGYLRIKGARKLPARGIAVLRELFLWRDKRAREVDRPPFKVMGNGTLLDLAQNPPTSRRALGARKGISELVLRRFGQELIEAIERGAEGPEHPPLERKQPTGNGRRRLDRRGESRLEDLKRWRAKRAGELGLDPGVFCPNASLEEIAAVAPRAPEDLGGLTAVKPWWIEQFGPEVLGLLSDAESRAATEDAPRHARAAAPAAASSPEAATAAAEGGDPAVRKRSRRGRRGSRGGRRRR, from the coding sequence ATGGCGGAGTATCGCTTCATCGACAGGGTCGTGGAGGTCGAGGAGCTCGCCTCCAAGCTCGCGCTGGAGAAGGTGATCGCCGTCGATACCGAGGCGGACTCCTTCTTCCACTACTTCGACAAGCTCTGCCTGCTGCAGATCGCCGCCTCCTGCGGGACGTTCCTGATCGACCCGCTCTCGATGCCGCCGCGCGGGCTCGAGCCGCTCGCGCCCGTGATGGCGAACCCGTCCATCCGCAAGATCTTCCACGCCGCGGAGTACGACCTGTTCGTGCTGCACCGGCACTGCGCGATCGCGATTCGCGGTCTGTTCGACACGATGGTCTCGGCGCAGATGCTCGGCTATCCCGCCGTCGGTCTCGGTGCGCTCGTCGAGCGGCACTTCGGCGTGAAGCTCTCGAAGGACCAGCAGCGCACCGACTGGTCGCGCAGGAAGCTGCGCCCGGCTCAGCTCGACTACGCCGCCTCCGACGTGATCTATCTGGTCGAGCTCGCCGAGACGCTCGAGCGCGAGCTCGAGGCCAAGGGGCGACTCGTCTGGGCGAAGGCGGAGTTCGCGGCGCTCGAGCAGCGCCTCTGGCCGGAGCGCGAGTTCGACCAGCAGGGCTACCTGCGCATCAAGGGCGCGCGCAAGCTCCCGGCGCGCGGGATCGCGGTGCTCCGCGAGCTCTTCCTGTGGCGCGACAAACGCGCGCGCGAGGTCGACCGGCCGCCGTTCAAGGTGATGGGCAACGGCACGCTTCTCGATCTGGCGCAGAATCCGCCGACCTCGCGGCGCGCGCTCGGCGCGCGGAAGGGGATCTCGGAGCTGGTGCTGCGGCGCTTCGGCCAGGAGCTGATCGAAGCGATCGAGCGCGGAGCGGAAGGCCCCGAACACCCGCCGCTGGAGCGCAAGCAGCCGACCGGGAACGGCCGGCGCCGGCTCGACCGGCGCGGCGAGTCGCGGCTCGAGGACCTGAAACGCTGGCGCGCCAAACGCGCGGGGGAGCTGGGCCTCGACCCCGGGGTCTTTTGCCCGAACGCCTCGCTCGAGGAGATCGCGGCGGTGGCGCCGCGCGCGCCCGAGGACCTGGGCGGCCTGACCGCGGTAAAGCCCTGGTGGATCGAGCAGTTCGGTCCGGAGGTGCTGGGTCTGCTCTCGGACGCGGAGTCGAGGGCGGCGACGGAGGACGCCCCAAGACACGCCCGCGCCGCTGCCCCGGCCGCAGCCAGCTCTCCGGAGGCGGCGACCGCAGCCGCCGAGGGCGGCGATCCAGCCGTGCGGAAGCGCTCGCGGCGCGGCCGCAGAGGATCGCGTGGGGGCCGGCGCCGGCGCTAG